The genomic stretch GATCGAAGGAATTAAAACCGAGTATACCTCAGCGGAGAAGCCCGACACGGGGGAAAGTGTACGAGGAACGAATGAAAGCAATGGGTAAAAACGGATTCACATCCTAATCATATAAACCCCCGACTCTTCACTGACAAAGTGAAAGAAATCGGGGGTTTATATGATTATATATTTAGCTTTTTGGCAGGATTAACCGGGATGTACTTCGCTAGAAGAAGGAGCACCTTCGGGAGCATATTTATCATCAATAAAGGTCTGGATTTCCTCTATCGATTTCCCTGCTGCACTGAGTTCTACGGTATCTCGCAGTTCTTCTAGACAAATACCGCACTGGGCTCCGTGATCGGTCCAAGTCACTTCACCGTTCTCTTCAGAGGCGATAAAGCAGCGGTAAAGGGAATCATGAGCTGATTCATAATCCATACATCCACAGTAACAGTTGAGCATTTTCAGCTTCTCTTTAACTTGTCCAACAAGAGCATAGGTCGCTTGTGTGTTATCTGTATATTTTGTGAGGAATTCAGGCATTTCAGTGAGAGAGGCACTTGCCTCATACTGTTCGCTTTCTTTGCCATGCATGGTGTGGTCGTGTCCTGCTTCTTTTTGCCCACAGGCACTTAGTGCAAGGCTGCCGAAGATGAGACCGGCGAAGAGGGTTCCATACCATTTGGTTTTCAATTTGCAGCCTCTCCTTTATATTTCGTAAAGAAAGTTCTGATATCTTCTTCCGTATAACCGGTATTCGTGCCTTCTTCTTGAATACCGCCAACAAGACGCTCTTTCTCTACACCTTTCTCAAAATAAACAAGGGTTGGTGTGAATTCAATATTGTATTCTCTCCAGCCGCTGTCAAACTCCCTTAGATTAAACTGGGGAAGATCGATACCTAAGTCGTCGGCAATCGGCATGAGTTTCGGAGTCGTTGCACGGCAGTGAGGACAATCAGAAGCAAAGAAATATACGAAAAAGTCCTCTTTGTTATCAATTTTCCCTTTGAGTTCTTCCGGGAGGATGATATTCTGATAATTTGGGTCATCTAATATTTCAATTGTTGAGGCACTCAGCTTCGACTGAGGAAGCCCGTATACTTCGTTAATATCTTTGTTATTGATCATATTCATGGTGATAAGTGCGCCGATCAGTATGACAAATGCAGCAATAAAGGCAATAATAGCAGTGTTCGATTTTTTGTTTTTCTTACCGGTATAGCCTGTCTTCGTTTTGGTTTGTGTTTTAGAACTCATTGTTCATCCCCCGTCAATATGATAAATTATGGAACTGGTTTAATGCCCTTCATTATACAACATTACGCATTGTAGTGGAACAGGAATACGGGGATGGATTTATTAAATAAGATACAGACTGCGACAGATATTCTAATAACAGAACAGCATAATCGTATTCTTATAGCGTTACAACTGCCTTTACGCTCTATAGAACGTATGTAATCTTTGTATTTTACGTAATATGAACAATTTGTGAAGTCTTATTTGAAAATAAGATCCGGTAGGATGGAGGTGGACTTTAGTATGAGTCAGCAAATGAATCAAAAGAAAACGGTGAAAAAGTTGCGCATTGATAAAATTTTAAGTCATATGGGATATGGCACTCGTTCGGAAATTAAGAAAGCAGTAAAGAATGGGTATGTTACGGTGAACGGGAAGCGGATCAAGGACAGCGGGATGCAAGTGGATCCATATAAAGATCTGATAGAAATTGACGGTGAAACGGTGAAGTATAGAGAGTTCATTTATCTGATGCTTCATAAGCCGCCAGGGGTAATATCAGCTACAGAGGATGTAAGGGAAAAGACGGTAATTGATCTTCTTGATCCGGAATACGCATTGTTCCAGCCATTTCCGGTCGGACGTTTAGATAAGGATACTGAAGGGCTGCTGATTCTCACGAATGATGGACAACTCTCACATAACTTACTATCTCCGAAGAAGCATGTACCCAAAACATATGAAGCCGTTGTCTCAGGGGAGATGGGAGAGAAAGAAATTCATGCTTTTCAGCAGGGCGTAACCCTGGATGATGGATACACAACGAAACCGGCAGTTCTAGAGATTATCTCTGTCGATCCTAGTGAAGAGGGAACTACCTCTCGCGTGCTGGTTACGATTCATGAAGGGAAATTCCATCAAGTGAAACGGATGTTTGAAGCAGTTCAGTCGAAAGTCTTATATCTGAAGCGCATCTCGATGGGAGCTTTGCAGTTAGATCCACTGCTTCCGATTGGATCTTTTCGTGAGCTAACGGAGGAAGAACTGAATATTCTCACCGAGACAGAAATTACAAAATAATAAAGAAATAAGGATGGTTAGCATATGAATTATAAACTGATTGCACTAGACGTAGATGGAACTCTCCTCCATGATAATCATGAATTATCGGAAGAGAATAAAGATAGTATCAAGGCAGCGGTGAGTCTCGGGGCTGAGCTGGTGCTTTGCACCGGCAGAGGACCGGTAAGTACGATGCCTATTATGGAAAAAATGGGACTCAGCGGTTATGTGATCACACATAACGGAGCCGTTACCGTTGACTTAAAAACGCAGAAAGTAATCGACCAGTTCCCAATGGATGCAGAGGGTCTGCAGCCTTATGTAGATTATTGCCGGGAGCATGGGATTCATTTTGATGTGAATACGGCGTTTGGTTTGTATATTGATAAAGCAGATCAAATGACCCCGAAAATGCGCAGTATGTATGATGAAGTTTTTCTTGAACCTATGAACTTGCCGCACTGGTCAGAATTAAAAGAACCGGTTGTGAAATTCTCGGCTTTTGGCGATCTAGAAACGATGAATGAGCTTGAAAAAGAGTGGAACACTTGGAACAGCCCGTTTTATATGGTCCGCAGCGGCGATTTCTTCCTGGATCTTATGCATAAGGATGCTTCTAAAGGAGAGGCACTGAGACGTCTCGCAGCGAGCAAGGGAATTGCTCGGGAGAACGTTCTGGCTATGGGAAACTACTATAATGATATTACGATGCTAACATTTGCAGGTAAGGGTATTGCGATGGATAATTCCCCTGTTGATGTAAAGGCAGCAGCTGACGAAGTTACCCTGTCTAATAATGAAGATGGAGTTCATCATGCCCTCGAAAAATTTGTAGTCGGTGTTAAGTAATATTCTTCCTTGTCCCAGGGTACTACTATGGATATCAAATACTCTTCAACCAAGAGTGAAATGGTCTACAGGAGGTTAACATAAGATGAGCTATCATATTCGGCTGCGGCCCGATTTGCGAACAGCAAATGGAGAAGTTCAAGATATTTTAATTGAAGACAGGTATGCCGGCACGCTTATTCTTGTCTTCCGGGAAGGCCATCGGCTTGCAGGTAGTGTTCAGCTGGATGCCAAAAGCGTCCCCTTGAAGGCCAAAGAAGAGATTGTTACTTATATCGAGCAATATTTACTGCAATACCGTGATGCGGTAGATGCCGAACATATTGATATTTTGTTAACCTGGGGCGAGGTGGAAAGCGTCCTTGAAGATGAGGAAGGTTACGAGGAAGATACACCGCCGCCTGCATCAGAGTCTATTATTCCTGAGCCATCGCCTCTTTTCCTATATGAAGATGAGAGCGGTGAAATGCAGATTGAGCTGATCTCTGCCGGACGATTCGTGTCTTCCTTTGAACTGCAAAATGGGAAGGGAGAGACGATAGCCCATGCGGTTCTAAAGCAGTATGGTACAGACATCCAGGGAAAAGTAGACTGGCTGAAGGAACCGCTGGAGGAGGAACTTGAATCCGCGGAAGAACTTTTAGTTGCTGAAGTGGATGATGGGGAGATTGATACCATTACCATTGAGATGAAATATAAAGATACAATGATTACCATCCTTGAACTCGTTAGACAAGATCACGCCCCTTCATCAGATGAGGCAGAGGGTCCCGATTGGGATGAGGATGGAGTAGAACTGCAGTCTATCTTAGATCAGGATGAAGAGGAAGTGGAAGAATCCTGCTACGTGAGAATGATTCGTCACGATCAGGAGATTGTATCTTACGATCTGTTTCTTCAGGAGCACGGGGGATTACCTGTCGCTTCTGCTACCGTAGATATAAGTGAAGCAGTAGTCTCGGGATATATGGATTTCTATATAGAACCTTCGGAGGAACAGCGGCACGACCTTGTCTTGGTCCTTTCCAAAGAAATTGAAAAAGAGGTCGATATAAAACAGCTGCACATTACCATGTTATATCGAAATGTTGTTATTGATGAAATGCTGCTGACTTCGGATGAAGATTAAAAATAAATAAAGCTATAAGTTAAAAGGCATCCTTGTCGGGATGCCTTTTTCTTATGTATTTACAAGGAAACAGACACTTAGCTGTCCTCTGTGATGTCCTCTGCTTTTATGAAAAGAATGGGTACCTTCTTTACTAATTTACATAAGCTAAGATATCATGATGAAAGAATTACTTGATAAGATGACTACGAGAAAGGGGCTCTAATACATGCGATTGCTCCAAGCGTTATTTTTCCCTCCTGAACAGCCGGGCGGGGTATCCTCCATGATTCCTTATATGCAAGAACGTTTTAGCAGCCCAAGATGGGAGATGGAATTGTTCTCCTTGCCAAAACGGATTCGGAATAAAGGCAGTGAGGAAGTTGTATTTGATACGTTTGATTGGACTCTTTATCAGGACAGTCCTGTGGTCACCAAATACATTCAAACATACCGTGATTACTTATGGTGGGTGAAGCTCCGGCTACATAAAACTTATGATCTTATTCATGCACATCATCCCATTGCCGGACTTGCCATGAAAGAAGCATATCCTGAGGTTTCTCTTATTCAAACCATTCACTCAAGTTACGAGAGAGAACTCATACTCAACGGAAGAATCAAAGAGGGGGGATTGGAACATCAGTTCCTGACTTCGCTCTATAAAGAATTAGAAGCTAAAGCAGATTGTCTCCTTACGGTTTCTGAATCATTTAAAGACTATTTGAGACCTTATATACAGCATCCTGAGAAGATTGATATTATTCCTAATGGATTTGATGAGAAGCGTTTTAAGCCTGTCCCTCATGAAAATGAAGTGCCTCAGCTTGTCACTGTATGCCGCCTTGTCCCAGCAAAAGGGATTGATACGCTGCTGAGGGCTTGTTATGAGCTCAAAAAGAAAGGGCATGACTATGTCCTTCATATTATTGGGGATGGTCCGATCCGTTCCGAGCTTGAGAAGTTGGCACAGGAGCTTGGCATATATAACGAAACGATATTTTATGGGTACACGCTTCATCCCGAGGAGTTTATGCCGTTCTTTGATATCTTTGTTCTTCCCTCGAGAGCAGAAGCATTCGGTTCGGTATTTGCAGAAGCAGCACTAAGCTCACTTGCACTAGTTGGGACGGATATCGGAGGGATTGCAGAACAAATCGAAGATGGAGTAAATGGACTGCTTGTTCCCGAGAACAACCCTGTTGCGCTTGCTGATGCACTGGAAAAAGTCATTCTTGATCCAGCGTACCGATATGAACTGGCCCGTACGGCAAGTGAGAAAGCAAAATCAGAATACTCGCTCAGCCGTTCTGTTAATTTGCTCAAGAAGCTGTATTTACAGTATGAAGTATGCAGTTAAGAAGAAGAGTTACGATTTACTGCGAAAGGAACCGAGCGGGCTTTTGATTAGATGAAAAACCCAGACGATCGCAAGCAGCCCGTAAACGGGATATAAGATGGATAGTAAGGAACTGAATCCAAACTGGCTTACTAAATAACAAGTTGTCATGATGAACAAGGTAAGAAGTTTTGGCGACACTTGGATATGCTGACGCACTTGCAGTGTAATTCCATAAATATCGGCAACAAACGTACTGAAAATTTCCATGAAGATAAGAATAACATAGATGATCTGTATGGCGGCTCCCAAAGCGAAGGCAATACTCCCCATTGGAATCTCGAATTGCCGAATTCCTGGCATATAGGCGGAGATCGCGAAGTGGGCCGTCATTAGCATGCAGCCAATCCCAATTCCTCCAATGATTCCTCCATACTTAATAACATTCCTGTCTTTTAGCTGACTGCCAAGAGGGACAAGTATAGCTTGAGCCATAGCTAGGTTGAAGGACGTATACAACAGCGGAGACAGCCAAGTAGCAAACATGCTGCGGTCGTAATCCAGACGGATGAAATTAAAAGCTGATGGATGATGAATTGTATTGATGAGAATCATGAGCGATAACAGAAGCATAAAAGGTACAATGACACTGTTCAATTGCAAAATCGCTTTTATTCCTCTTCCAAGCAGTATATAAGTACCGATGAGAGTGATGAGAAGACCGGTTTGATAAGATAGATGAAGATTTTCTACGAAGACAGAACCTGCACCTGCCAGAATTACACTATTGACCCCAATCAGAACAAATAAAGTGAAAAAACTGATCCATTTCCCTGCTTTTTTGCCAAAAAGCTCCGCGTTTAAGTCCTCATATGAATTCGCTCCGGTATCATGTGCGATCAACATCATTTTCGTACCCAGCCATACAAATAGCAGGCTCGACAAGACAATGGTGAGACTGGCCCATTTTCCATACTCGGTAAAAAACTGTAAGATTTCTTGGCCTGTGGCAAAGCCAGCTCCGACAATTGTGCCAATATAAGTGAATGCAACCTGTAAGACCTTGAAACCCTGTCTCATGCGTATCCTCCTTGTCCGATCTGTGTAACAACCGCTTATAGTCGTCCAAAAAATAACTACTCGTACAAGGTATGCTCTTGTCCATCTGGACATGACAAAGAGTAAGATTAAGAAAGTGTAAGGTAGATATAGTTACAGGGAGTGGAAGAAATAAACTTTCATATTGAAAGCCACCCATATTTTATGATACTTTTACGTCATAGGATGGGCTGGGAGGTCATAACATTGGAAGTACTAAAACAAAAAATCAGAGAACAGGGCGTTGTTATTTCAGATCAGGTTCTGAAGCTTGATGCATTACTGAATCACCAGATTGATCCTGCACTTACCATGCAGATGGGCCGGGAGTTTGCGGCAAAATTTAGTGAAGATGGAGTCACACGTATCGTTACCGTTGAATCATCAGGAATTCCGGTTGCTTTTGCTGCTGCTGTGGAAATGGGAGTGCCTCTTGTTTTTGCTCGAAGAAAGAAAACATTGCTGGCTGACCCGGATGCATATTGTGAGCGTGTACCTTCGTTTACGAAGGGGATTGTAACGGATATTATGGTTTCTCGCGAGTTTCTTGGTCCAGAAGATCGGGTTCTATTTATCGATGATATTATCGCAAATGGGGATGCAGCCAAGGGTGTCATTAAAATTATCGAGCGCTCTGGAGCAGAACTCGTCGGATTCGGAGTTGTAGTTGAGAAGTGTTTCCAATCGGGTGCGAGCACCCTTCGTGAACAAGGGATTAGAGTAGAATCACTTGCGAAGATCAAGTCGCTGTCTGATGGCGAAGTCCACTTTGCTTAATCTTAAGTAAACCTCATTTCTCTTTTTGATTTATATGATGATTGCCTAATTTTGCTTAAATGCCTTTGCATCGCGTTTCGTATGGATTATAATATAAGTAGGTTAGGGAGAGGAGGCAACACCCATGGGGAAAGAACCAAACGAACAGTATTTCCTTGATAAGTTAGCGCAGTCCAAAGTTCATTTTGAGCGTGCCCTTGATTGTAAGCATACGGAGTTTGATGACCTTTATCCCTATATGCTTGAACATCCACAGTTCTTCTGGTATAAAAGGTATGTTGCTTGGTCTGAACTTCTCACTATTGTAAACCTGTGTGAAGAATTGTCCTTCTCATGGAAAGATGAATTTACACCTCACCAGGTCGAATATGTTGAACAGCGTGTGATGTCGGCGAAGGTGCTTGATTTCTGGTTCGAGAAGAACGACAGTAAAGAGCATGCTTCACGTTGATTTTTCTAGTGATTAGCCTAAAGACCTAAATGCATGCATTTAGGTCTTTTTTTGCATGTTAGAAGAGACAAGCTGCGAAGAACGCAGAAGCCGTAAGGAGGGGAACTAATAATGATAACAGATGAACGATTAAATGAACTCCGTGAGTCGGGTGAACGTGTTCGTGTCGTCAGAGACAATTTGGAAGTTAACGATGTGGTGGGTATCATCGTGGCTTGGAGTGATGAACAGATTATGGTTCGGAAACGGAATCGTCGTATTGTAAAATTAGATCGGAATTATCTGATTCAGCTGGAAAGCGAGCCAAGACAGAGTCCTACAGACATATAACTAGCACGGTATCGCCGTTCTTATTCTTATCCTTTTCATAAAAAGGGCATAAGAGAGAGAACGGTTTTTTTATTATATTTCGATATTCATTCCACCAAGGTAAACTCTCATTCTTGAGTATAATTCATTTTTATACTGAGATAAGGGAAAAACAACGCGCATCTCTTTTCCTCTTATTTTGGCATCTGCCCATAATCCTTCCTTATTCGATTTGATATTCGTAATCCGTATATCTTTTCGGGCGAACTCCATTTGTATTTCTGACAACAGCAAAGTGACACGCTCTATTCCACTGGACAGCACTTCGATATAAAGAATCGGTGTTCGAAGGAACGGTTGGTTTGTTAATACCCGCAGATCGCGGTGAAAAATGCGGTCAACGAGCAATAACTGCAAATAGCTGCATATCAGGTTTTGTTCTTCATATGATGTGTCTGCCTTCAAGTGAATCTCCCCTTCCATCATAAGAACTTATGTTCTTATTTTATGCTGTATTCCACAAATTAATCAATGAATCGTTTACTAAATATAAGAAATGAGGTTTCTATAAAAAATCACATATTTTTTTGGATCTAAACCAATAATGTATATATCCTCAATAATAAGAAAAAATTCACATCAGAAGGAGGGGGAATCATGGCAACTCGTAAACAAAAACGAAGACAACTTAAGAAAAAAGTGCTGACTTCTTTTCGGTGGGGGAGTCAAGGCTTAATCGTATGGTGTATAGCGTTAAGTATAATGATATCAGCGACGATAGGAGCGGTTCCGGTACATGCTGAGCCTGTGAAGAAAATGGTTATCATCATTGATGACCTTGGTAATGGGATGAAAGGGACGAATGAAATGCTGAATATGCCGACAACAATAAGTGTCGCGATCATGCCTTTCTTGCCGACGACGAAAAGAGATGCAGAACTTGCTCATCAAAAGGGCATTGATGTGCTTGTTCATATGCCTATGGAACCACGTAAAGGAAAAAAGGAATGGTTAGGTCCCGGTGCAATTACGACGGATTTGTCCGATGAAGAGATTCGCAAACGAGTGAATGCAGCCATTGA from Paenibacillus polygoni encodes the following:
- a CDS encoding PCYCGC motif-containing (lipo)protein, encoding MKTKWYGTLFAGLIFGSLALSACGQKEAGHDHTMHGKESEQYEASASLTEMPEFLTKYTDNTQATYALVGQVKEKLKMLNCYCGCMDYESAHDSLYRCFIASEENGEVTWTDHGAQCGICLEELRDTVELSAAGKSIEEIQTFIDDKYAPEGAPSSSEVHPG
- a CDS encoding thioredoxin family protein; its protein translation is MSSKTQTKTKTGYTGKKNKKSNTAIIAFIAAFVILIGALITMNMINNKDINEVYGLPQSKLSASTIEILDDPNYQNIILPEELKGKIDNKEDFFVYFFASDCPHCRATTPKLMPIADDLGIDLPQFNLREFDSGWREYNIEFTPTLVYFEKGVEKERLVGGIQEEGTNTGYTEEDIRTFFTKYKGEAAN
- a CDS encoding pseudouridine synthase, with the protein product MSQQMNQKKTVKKLRIDKILSHMGYGTRSEIKKAVKNGYVTVNGKRIKDSGMQVDPYKDLIEIDGETVKYREFIYLMLHKPPGVISATEDVREKTVIDLLDPEYALFQPFPVGRLDKDTEGLLILTNDGQLSHNLLSPKKHVPKTYEAVVSGEMGEKEIHAFQQGVTLDDGYTTKPAVLEIISVDPSEEGTTSRVLVTIHEGKFHQVKRMFEAVQSKVLYLKRISMGALQLDPLLPIGSFRELTEEELNILTETEITK
- a CDS encoding Cof-type HAD-IIB family hydrolase, whose protein sequence is MNYKLIALDVDGTLLHDNHELSEENKDSIKAAVSLGAELVLCTGRGPVSTMPIMEKMGLSGYVITHNGAVTVDLKTQKVIDQFPMDAEGLQPYVDYCREHGIHFDVNTAFGLYIDKADQMTPKMRSMYDEVFLEPMNLPHWSELKEPVVKFSAFGDLETMNELEKEWNTWNSPFYMVRSGDFFLDLMHKDASKGEALRRLAASKGIARENVLAMGNYYNDITMLTFAGKGIAMDNSPVDVKAAADEVTLSNNEDGVHHALEKFVVGVK
- a CDS encoding glycosyltransferase family 4 protein produces the protein MRLLQALFFPPEQPGGVSSMIPYMQERFSSPRWEMELFSLPKRIRNKGSEEVVFDTFDWTLYQDSPVVTKYIQTYRDYLWWVKLRLHKTYDLIHAHHPIAGLAMKEAYPEVSLIQTIHSSYERELILNGRIKEGGLEHQFLTSLYKELEAKADCLLTVSESFKDYLRPYIQHPEKIDIIPNGFDEKRFKPVPHENEVPQLVTVCRLVPAKGIDTLLRACYELKKKGHDYVLHIIGDGPIRSELEKLAQELGIYNETIFYGYTLHPEEFMPFFDIFVLPSRAEAFGSVFAEAALSSLALVGTDIGGIAEQIEDGVNGLLVPENNPVALADALEKVILDPAYRYELARTASEKAKSEYSLSRSVNLLKKLYLQYEVCS
- a CDS encoding YkvI family membrane protein is translated as MRQGFKVLQVAFTYIGTIVGAGFATGQEILQFFTEYGKWASLTIVLSSLLFVWLGTKMMLIAHDTGANSYEDLNAELFGKKAGKWISFFTLFVLIGVNSVILAGAGSVFVENLHLSYQTGLLITLIGTYILLGRGIKAILQLNSVIVPFMLLLSLMILINTIHHPSAFNFIRLDYDRSMFATWLSPLLYTSFNLAMAQAILVPLGSQLKDRNVIKYGGIIGGIGIGCMLMTAHFAISAYMPGIRQFEIPMGSIAFALGAAIQIIYVILIFMEIFSTFVADIYGITLQVRQHIQVSPKLLTLFIMTTCYLVSQFGFSSLLSILYPVYGLLAIVWVFHLIKSPLGSFRSKS
- a CDS encoding xanthine phosphoribosyltransferase, whose product is MEVLKQKIREQGVVISDQVLKLDALLNHQIDPALTMQMGREFAAKFSEDGVTRIVTVESSGIPVAFAAAVEMGVPLVFARRKKTLLADPDAYCERVPSFTKGIVTDIMVSREFLGPEDRVLFIDDIIANGDAAKGVIKIIERSGAELVGFGVVVEKCFQSGASTLREQGIRVESLAKIKSLSDGEVHFA